One Glycine max cultivar Williams 82 chromosome 4, Glycine_max_v4.0, whole genome shotgun sequence DNA segment encodes these proteins:
- the LOC100527040 gene encoding uncharacterized protein LOC100527040 codes for MDTQKSQPEKQSSSAATAPSVTSCQKKKNEEAAFLDDLKDHIDEFIKASMDEHKSCFKKIIQKMFGMSKTVAEGHSNASKEIQSSLHLQTTVQD; via the exons ATGGACACTCAGAAAAGCCAACCTGAAAAGCAGTCTTCATCCGCTGCAACTGCCCCATCTGTTACTTCAtgccaaaagaagaagaatgaagaagctGCTTTCTTAGACGATTTGAAGGATCACATTGACGAGTTTATTAAGGCTTCTATGGATGAGCACAAAAGTTGTTTCAAGAAAATAATTCAGAAG ATGTTTGGTATGTCCAAGACTGTTGCAGAAGGTCACTCCAATGCTTCCAAAGAAATTCAAAGTTCTCTGCATCTTCAGACAACTGTACAAGACTAG
- the LOC100778660 gene encoding protein RADIALIS-like 1, whose amino-acid sequence MASSSMSSTGSWSTKDNKAFERALAVYDKDTPDRWYNVAKAVGGGKTPEEVKRHYELLLRDVRYIESGKVPFPYKQSGGSEEEKRLRNMKLQ is encoded by the exons ATGGCATCTAGCTCAATGTCATCCACTGGCTCATGGAGTACCAAGGACAACAAGGCCTTCGAAAGGGCTCTAGCTGTGTATGACAAGGACACTCCCGACCGTTGGTACAATGTTGCTAAGGCTGTTGGAGGAGGGAAGACTCCAGAGGAAGTGAAGAGGCACTATGAGCTCCTTCTCAGGGATGTTAGGTACATTGAATCAGGGAAAGTGCCATTCCCATACAAGCAAAGTGGAGGGTCTGAAGAAGAGAAAAG GCTGAGAAACATGAAGCTCCAGTGA
- the LOC102666862 gene encoding protein MAINTENANCE OF MERISTEMS-like, which yields MVVSNFSSSSHAASSFFFFFFAAIAAIVAVFRRKVWVFAFVVWVFAFLLLLRGRALGQVTDRGVGRGDRDDSDDAPQRRRPTASARRQRVAVTVDHVDEPIIHAPDVHDDPMEAPATVEDIPADTGTEAAEDEHQGFLGGPSDPSVLTLYADHVACSVWTGEERPELKLSSHGRKVHSLGRLVPAIEGLIAGTGLSPLIACSVDTGDRGLLSAFVGRWHQETSSFHLPVGELTITLDDVSLLLHLPVIGDLHAFQPLHVDDAVQMLVDLLMVSTESARVETAQCRGPYVRLQWSATNVHVVYLEALRDLNMTERYAWGVAALVYMYDQLNDASLSHSRQLGGYITLLQCWIYEHFPSVAESTADQDYDEASPRACRSCYSGLLRWGPIAVYYRSERVVRQFGYTKTIPAPPVDSWVSYDDIHDRWMHYEDHIVPAGEVCVMLGACSSDYMDWFFRISHPFMTPGHALDPLPHGHAPQPRVVPRAPQTDIPHVPEAGASSTSAEEPRHAVEVCDDIVERLERHLSLGVVTPSSSTHEVIEECLRLARSVTQDHLVYSRCRRRRRTDQA from the exons ATGGTTGTTAGTAAT ttttcttcttcctcccaCGCAgcttcttcattctttttcttcttcttcgccGCCATCGCCGCCATTGTTGCCGTGTTTAGGAGGAAGGTGTGGGTCTTCGCGTTTGTGGTGTGGGTCTTCGCGTTTCTGCTTCTTCTTCGAG GTCGTGCCTTAGGTCAGGTCACTGACAGAGGTGTGGGCAGAGGAGATCgtgatgattctgatgatgctccacagcgtCGACGGCCTACTGCATCCGCACGGAGGCAGCGAGTCGCTGTGACTGTGGATCACGTCGATGAGCCAATCATCCATGCGCCTGATGTTCATGATGACCCGATGGAGGCACCAGCTACTGTAGAGGACATTCCTGCGGACACAGGCACAGAGGCTGCTGAGGATGAGCATCAGGGATTTCTGGGTGGTCCGAGTGACCCATCCGTGTTGACCCTGTATGCGGATCATGTTGCTTGCAGCGTATGGACGGGAGAG GAGCGTCCTGAATTGAAGCTATCCTCTCATGGGAGGAAGGTCCACAGTTTAGGCAGGCTTGTCCCTGCCATTGAGGGACTTATTGCTGGTACAGGACTAAGTCCTCTGATCGCGTGTTCGGTAGACACCGGTGATCGGGGACTTTTGTCCGCGTTTGTGGGGCGGTGGCACCAGGAGACGTCTAGTTTCCATCTCCCGGTGGGAGAGCTCACCATCACGCTGGATGACGTCTCCTTGCTTCTCCATCTGCCCGTGATTGGAGACTTACACGCCTTTCAGCCCTTGCACGTGGACGATGCGGTTCAGATGTTGGTCGACTTGTTGATGGTCTCAACAGAGTCTGCCAGGGTTGAGACAGCCCAGTGTCGTGGACCGTACGTACGCCTACAATGG agtgcaaccaatgTGCATGTTGTCTACTTGGAGGCCCTTCGTGATCTCAATATGACAGAGAGGTACGCTTGGGGAGTGGCTGCTCTGGTTTATATGTATGACCAGCTGAACGATGCATCTTTGAGCCACAGTCGACAACTTGGCGGTTACATCACACTGCTGCAg TGCTGGATTTACGAGCACTTTCCCTCGGTCGCGGAGTCCACCGCTGATCAGGACTACGACGAGGCTTCCCCGCGTGCGTGCAG ATCATGCTATTCCGGTCTCTTGCGCTGGGGGCCTATTGCTGTTTATTACCGATCGGAGAGGGTCGTGCGGCAGTTTGGCTACACGAAGACCATTCCTGCTCCTCCTGTCGATTCATGGGTCTCGTATGATGATATACAcgacaggtggatgcactacGAGGATCATATCGTACCAGCAGGTGAGGTGTGTGTTATGCTAGGGGCGTGTTCCAGTGACTACATGGACTGGTTCTTCCGCATCTCTcatcctttcatgacaccaGGCCACGCATTAGATCCTCTGCCTCATGGTCACGCCCCGCAACCCCGAGTCGTCCCTCGGGCCCCGCAGACGGATATCCCTCATGTGCCAGAGGCAGGAGCATCGTCCACATCTGCGGAGGAGcctagacatgcagtg GAAGTTTGTGATGACATTGTTGAGAGGTTGGAGCGCCATCTGAGTCTAGGGGTGGTCACGCCTAGCTCATCGACACATGAGGTGATCGAAGAATGCCTCAGATTGGCCAGGAGTGTGACACAGGACCATCTAGTATACTCTAGGTGTAGACGCAGGCGGCGCACTGATCAGGCGTAG